A part of Girardinichthys multiradiatus isolate DD_20200921_A chromosome 12, DD_fGirMul_XY1, whole genome shotgun sequence genomic DNA contains:
- the qsox2 gene encoding sulfhydryl oxidase 2 — MFWPWFRVAALLWLCHGSLGGSGRLYSEDDPLVILSSTSLKTTVTNSSSAWLVQFYSSWCGHCIQYSSTWKALAHDVKDWRQAIAVAVLDCSQEENFDICKEFSIKFYPTFKYFRAHGSPTDKGTVYRGADREVRSIRQLMVNILQNHTRLDRPQRCPRLEPYSSAQLLPLLGQRSDHYTAIIVEESESFVGREVILDLLQYSGVQVRRALSSELPLLDILNITAFPSIYLLHPSGTHAHLHSEKRLRFFFSSLLRTLPGVQRRSSFEVAQMGALKDKQNSEWRDFDRSKVYTADLESALHYLLRVELAAHSTLEGEELKVFKDFVTLVAKLYPGGGSVVKLMETLSDWLLSLPLQQIPYQAVLDLVDNKMKISGVFLGAELRWVGCQGSRPGLRGYPCSLWTLFHVLTVQHDATPTVLDNTGLEGKAAPVLQVMRHYIRTFFGCKECGQHFEQAAAASMDEVKSPEEEVLWLWNQHNRVNARLAGSLSDDPLFPKAPWPSPALCPACHEEKNGVHVWIQDNILRFLRHHYGASNLSLRYSLVPPHLPDAPGLLQTRQTQEEHPAAGGGRKAEEQQGPQPEQPAQKEKEKKEVLGTGRGGVWILGLGFNSIDMSLCVVLYVSSCLFLMLLFFFFKVRSRRWKLRHSRLYV, encoded by the exons ATGTTCTGGCCGTGGTTCCGGGTAGCAGCCCTCCTGTGGCTTTGCCACGGCTCTCTGGGAGGCTCTGGGCGGCTGTACTCGGAGGACGACCCGCTGGTGATCCTGAGCAGCACCAGCCTGAAGACCACCGTCACTAACTCCTCCTCGGCCTGGCTGGTCCAGTTCTACTCCTCTTGGTGCGGACACTGCATCCAGTACTCCAGCACATGGAAGGCGCTGGCCCATGACGTGAAAG ACTGGCGCCAGGCCATCGCTGTGGCCGTGTTGGACTGTTCTCAGGAGGAAAACTTTGACATCTGTAAAGAGTTCAGCATCAAGTTCTACCCAACATTCAAG TATTTTCGGGCTCACGGTTCACCGACAGACAAAGGGACCGTCTACAGAG GAGCCGACAGGGAGGTCCGGTCCATCCGCCAGTTGATGGTCAACATCCTTCAAAACCACACCAGGCTGGACCGCCCTCAGAGATGCCCTCGCTTAGAGCCATACAG CTCTGCCCAGCTGCTCCCTCTGTTGGGTCAAAGGTCGGATCATTACACTGCCATTATCGTGGAGGAATCGGAGTCATTTGTTGGCCGGGAG GTGATCCTGGACCTGCTGCAGTACTCAGGTGTACAGGTGAGGAGAGCTCTGAGCTCTGAGCTTCCCCTGCTGGACATCCTGAACATCACAGCCTTCCCATCCATTTACCTGCTGCATCCTAGTGGGACACACGCTCACCTGCACAG TGAGAAGAGGCTGcgtttcttcttctcctccttgCTGAGGACTCTCCCAGGTGTACAGCGCCGCAGCAGTTTCGAGGTGGCTCAGATGGGGGCGCTGAAGGACAAACAGAACTCAGAGTGGAGGGACTTTGACAG GTCCAAGGTGTACACAGCTGACCTAGAGTCAGCGCTTCACTACCTGCTGAGGGTGGAGCTCGCCGCCCACAGCACGCTGGAGGGCGAGGAGCTAAAGGTGTTCAAAGACTTTGTCACTCTGGTTGCCAAG CTCTATCCAGGTGGAGGCTCTGTGGTGAAGCTGATGGAGACactctctgattggctgctcAGTCTGCCACTGCAGCAAATCCCCTACCAAGCTGTTCTAGACCTGGTGGACAACAAAATGAag ATCTCAGGTGTGTTCCTGGGGGCGGAGCTTCGCTGGGTGGGTTGCCAGGGCAGCAGGCCAGGGCTTCGAGGTTACCCATGTTCCCTGTGGACTCTGTTTCACGTTCTGACTGTTCAGCATGATGCTACGCCCACCGTGCTGGACAACACAG GTCTGGAGGGCAAGGCTGCTCCGGTGCTGCAGGTGATGCGTCACTATATCCGGACGTTCTTTGGCTGTAAGGAATGCGGCCAGCACTTTGAGCAGGCAGCAGCCGCCAGCATGGATGAGGTGAAGAGTCCAGAGGAGGAAGTCCTGTGGCTTTGGAATCAACACAACCGGGTCAACGCCAGACTGGCTG GGTCTCTGAGTGACGACCCACTCTTTCCCAAAGCTCCATGGCCAAGCCCCGCCCTCTGCCCCGCCTGCCACGAGGAGAAAAATGGCGTCCATGTGTGGATCCAAGACAACATCCTGCGTTTCCTGCGACATCACTACGGCGCCTCCAACCTGTCCCTTAGGTACTCCCTGGTTCCCCCACACCTCCCTGATGCTCCTGGTCTCCTCCAGACCAGACAGACTCAGGAGGAGCATCCAGCTGCAGgtggagggaggaaggctgAGGAGCAGCAAGGCCCTCAACCCGAACAGCCGGCTCagaaggagaaagaaaagaaggagGTTCTGGGCACAGGAAGAGGTGGAGTGTGGATTCTGGGTCTGGGCTTCAACAGCATCGACATGAGTCTGTGCGTGGTTCTGTACGTCAGCTCCTGCCTCTTCCTGATGCTCCTGTTCTTCTTTTTCAAAGTCCGATCCCGGAGGTGGAAACTCCGACACTCCCGGCTCTACGTTTGA
- the LOC124877340 gene encoding nucleus accumbens-associated protein 2-like, with translation MTEGLLQVEIPDFGSSVLGSLNEQRLLGHYCDVSILVQGQSFKAHRAVLAASSLYFRDLFSSVADPSSSSSSSSSSQAVFELPSSVTPTCFQQILSFCYTGRLSMAASEQLVLMYTAGYLQIQNIVERGMELMMMKAPSSSSPLCCDSQTTSADELGGFDAPVVQQHSSPQLQEVSPARPSLSTEELLLAVSRIKQERSDTPPAEENGRGGEGARVDMVGELQSSRSSTLCFLSAGGGLVPGLQSYLLAGGGRSSPGGSSIPTDSPPSQPPTEEELEEDYYGNTVHPGLYQHIYSHTGNPYIQEKLELLPLPLANERRPCVLVGRDNMALPASLISQIGYRCHPSLYTEGDPGEKVELVAGSSVYMTRGQLMNCHLCAGVKHKVLLRRLLATFFDRNTLANSCGTGIRSSTNDPSRKPLDNRVLNTVKLYCQNFAPNFKESEMNVIAADMCTNARRVRKRWLPKIQSLLPDGLPSSASSHSRKGKRGGGGGGGGGDRADGSPFELDLRQLSTSYLGLEAPLYMERREREAAENKEKETHLPHLQFAGSRGGDGRQDEEVLMGGEADGEGRQQTEQPPDLPLSLSSSMSSSSSSSSSSSHPSPQPAEPAPPHRGLVDTSMRREEPTEDSQ, from the exons ATGACTGaggggttgctgcaggtggaGATTCCTGACTTTGGCAGCAGCGTGCTGGGCAGCCTGAATGAGCAGCGACTGCTTGGTCATTACTGTGACGTCTCCATCCTGGTTCAGGGTCAGTCCTTTAAGGCGCATCGGGCCGTCCTTGCAGCCTCCTCACTCTACTTTAGAGACCTATTCAGTTCTGTAGCTGATCCCTCTTCCTCTTCGTCCTCATCGTCCTCCTCCCAAGCAGTATTTGAGCTTCCGTCGTCAGTGACGCCAACATGTTTCCAGCAGATTCTGTCCTTCTGCTACACTGGGCGCCTCAGTATGGCAGCCAGCGAACAGCTGGTGCTCATGTACACCGCCGGCTACCTCCAAATCCAGAACATTGTGGAGCGAGGCATGGagctgatgatgatgaaggcgccctcctcttcctctcctttaTGCTGTGACTCTCAG ACAACTTCAGCGGATGAGCTTGGGGGGTTTGATGCCCCTGTGGTGCAGCAGCACAGTTCCCCCCAGCTGCAGGAGGTCAGTCCTGCCCGGCCGTCTCTGAGCACGGAGGAGCTGCTGCTGGCCGTCAGCAGGATCAAACAGGAGAGATCCGACACTCCTCCGGCCGAGGAGAatggaagaggaggagaaggggCCAG AGTGGACATGGTGGGGGAGCTGCAGTCCTCCAGGAGCAGCACTCTGTGTTTCCTGAGTGCAGGTGGAGGTTTGGTTCCAGGGCTGCAGTCATACCTACTGGCAGGTGGGGGGCGCTCCAGTCCTGGAGGATCCAGCATTCCCACTGACTCACCTCCCTCTCAACCCCCAActgaggaggagctggaggaggattACTATGGCAACACAGTTCATCCTGGACTCTACCAACACATCTATAGTCACACTGGAAACCCCTACA TTCAAGAAAAGCTGGAGCTGCTGCCCCTTCCACTGGCTAACGAGCGTCGGCCCTGTGTGCTGGTTGGCCGGGACAACATGGCCCTGCCCGCCAGTCTGATTAGTCAGATCGGGTACCGCTGCCATCCTTCGCTTTACACAGAAGGTGATCCCGGAGAGAAGGTGGAGTTGGTGGCAG GTTCAAGTGTGTACATGACACGAGGTCAGCTGATGAACTGCCACCTTTGTGCTGGCGTCAAACACAAGGTGCTGCTCAGGAGGCTGCTGGCCACCTTCTTCGACAG AAACACTCTGGCCAATAGCTGTGGAACAGGGATCCGCTCCTCCACCAATGATCCGAGTCGGAAGCCTCTGGACAACCGAGTGTTAAACACGGTTAAAT TGTACTGTCAGAACTTTGCTCCAAACTTCAAGGAAAGTGAGATGAACGTCATTGCCGCTGACATGTGCACAAATGCCCGCAGAGTTCGTAAACGCTGGCTCCCAAAGATCCAGTCGCTCCTCCCTGATGGCCTCCCCTCCTCAGCATCATCCCACTCCCGTAAGGgtaagagaggaggaggaggaggaggaggaggaggagatcgGGCCGATGGCAGCCCCTTTGAGCTAGACTTGCGGCAGCTCAGCACCTCCTATCTCGGCCTGGAGGCTCCACTGTATATGGAGCGTCGTGAGAGGGAGGCGGCGGAAAATAAGGAGAAGGAGACCCACCTGCCTCACCTGCAGTTTGCTGGGTCCCGTGGAGGAGATGGTAGGCAGGATGAGGAGGTCCTGATGGGAGGTGAGGCAGATGGTGAGGGGAGGCAACAGACTGAACAACCCCCAGACCTCCCCCTTTCCCTGTcgtcctccatgtcctcctcctcttcctcctcctcctcctcctcacaccCCTCCCCTCAGCCTGCAGAGCCTGCCCCCCCTCACAGGGGATTGGTTGACACAAGTATGAGGAGGGAGGAGCCTACGGAAGACAGCCAATAA